The Pseudoxanthomonas sp. CF385 region GCAGCGCGTATCGCCTGCGGCCTTCCGTCGACACGAGGAACGCCGTGTCTCCGGTCCAGAGCGGAGGCAACCCGTCCGCGATATCGAACACTGCCTGCCCCGCCAGCAAATGGATCGCCCAGGTGACGCCGGGTTCGGCAAAGAACAACATCGTCCCCACCAGCGGGCGATGGAACAACTCCGCCCGCACCGCATCGCGCCGCCACATCAGATTGAAGTCGTGCGTCAGGCCATCGACCAGTTCGCCGTGCACGTCGTCTTCACCCCGGAAGCGCAGCTTTCCGTGCGGCGGCTCAAGCGTTACGCAGCGCCCATCGGTGAAGCGGAGGCGCAGCCCATTCCCGCGCACCAGCACAAGTTCCCGGTCGACGCCGGGAAACGACGAGAAGGCCGCATCGCGCTCGATTTCCGCGATCGACAACCGCCAACGCCAGGCGTCGTCGTCGGGAACACGGATGATCTCGCGCGTCCATCCGAGTCCGTTCTTCCAGCGCTCGCGCCGGTACTCGTTGGCCGGAATGACGTGCGATGCCTCCCGCATGAGAACCCCACCCAATGTCGATGCGCGATTCTAGCCCGACATCACCTGTGCCCCTCGACCTCCACTTATCGCAGAAAGCACATCGCCCGGGCACACATCCTGCGCGCCCGGGCGATGCTCACTTCCGTGTCGGCTCCTGCCTTCCACCAGGGTCAACCCTGGTCACCGCGAATCCCTCGCTCGATAAGTACGTCCTTGTCGGCGTCCTGCCTGGTTCCCCCCGGCATCCTGCCCCTGCATGAGGTGTCCACATCCTGTGGAAACTGCCGCATGCGGGAATTGATCAACGCCTGGCCACCGGCTTCGGCTTGGCGGCACTTGCGGCGGCAGGCTTGGCTTGCGCCGCGCCGGTGCGCAGCTCGATGCGCTCCCGGTTCTGCTCCACCAGGCTCAGGCCGATGCCCTTCACCATCGCCAGTTCTTCAGCGCTCTTGAACGGGCCGTTGGCCTTGCGGTACTCCACGATCGCGGCGGCCTTGGACGGCCCCACGCCGACCAGCACCCGGTCCAGCGCGGCGGCGTCGGCCGTATTGATGTTGACCTTCTCCGCCGCCAGCGCCGGCACGGCCAACAGCAACGACAGCGCGATGACCTTGGCAAACTGGATCAATGACTTCATGACGACTCTCCTTGTGACGTTGGACTCTCCATGGAAGACGGATGCATTGCGGCATCCACCTGTTTCCGCCGCCTGCGACGGTGTGGAGAGTCTCCAGCGCCCATGGGAGCCAAGGTATCGCCTGCGCGCGCGCGGGTCTGCCCGTAAACGCCGCGCGAGGATGTAGGAAAAGTCCTACCCCTTAGGGGCGTAGAATGGGCGGTCATCGCATCCAGTACCCGGAGTTGTCATGGATACCGCCAAAGTCGACCGCTACGTTGCCGAAAAATGGGACGACGAGATCGTCCCGCAACTGGTCGAATACATCCGCATCCCGAACAAGTCGCCGATGTTCGACAAGGACTGGGTGGCCAACGGGTACATGGAACAGGCGGTGCAGCTGATGGAGCGCTGGGCGAAGGCCCAGCCGGTGCCGGGCATGGAGGTCGAGGTGGTCCGGCTGGAAGGGCGCACGCCCCTGATCTTCATCGAGATCCCGGCCACCGGCCCCGACACCGGCGCCGACACGGTGCTGCTGTACGGCCACCTGGACAAGCAGCCGGAAATGACCGGCTGGGACGACGACCTGGGCCCGTGGGTGCCGGTGATCAAGGGCGACAAGCTGTACGGCCGCGGCGGCGCCGACGACGGCTATGCGATCTTCGGCTCGCTGGCCGCCATCCAGGCGCTGCAGCAGCAGGGCGCACCGCACGCGCGCTGCGTGATCCTGATCGAGGCCTGCGAAGAGTCCGGCAGCTACGACCTGCCCGCCTATGTCGACCATCTCGCCGACCGTATCGGCAAGCCCTCGCTGGTGGTGTGCCTGGATTCCGGCTGCGGCAACTACGAGCAGCTATGGTGCACGACCTCGCTGCGGGGGCTGGCCGGCGGCAACTTCACCGTCAAGGTGCTCGAGGAAGGCGTGCACTCCGGCGATGCGTCGGGCATCGTGCCGTCGAGCTTCCGCCTGCTGCGCCAGTTGCTGTCGCGCCTGGAGGATGAGCAGACCGGCCGCATTTTGCCCGAAGGCCTGCAGGTGGATATCCCAGCGGATCGCCTGGCGCAGGCGCAGCAAGCCGCCCGCGTGCTGGACACTGCGGTATTCGACAAGTTCCCGTTCCTGCCTGGCATGACGCCGATGGCGGACGACCTGGCCCAGTTGGTCCTCAACCGCACCTGGCGCCCGGCGCTGTCGGTGACCGGCGTCGATGGCATGCCGCCGTTGTCCTCGGCGGGCAACGTGCTGCGCCCGTATACCTCGGTGAAACTGTCGCTGCGCCTGCCTCCCACCCTGGAAGGCAAGCAGGCCGGCCAGCTGCTGAAGGACCTGCTGGAGAAGGATCCGCCCAACGGCGCGCAGGTCAGTCTGGAACTGGAAAAAGCCAGCACCGGCTGGAATGCGCCGACGATGTCGCCGTGGCTGGAGAAGGCGATCGACGCGTCCAGCCGCGAGTTCTTCGGCAAGCCGGCGATGTACATGGGCGAAGGCGGCACGATCCCGTTCATGGGCATGCTGGGCGAGAAGTTCCCCGGCGCGCAGTTCATGATCACCGGCGTGCTCGGCCCGCATTCCAACGCACACGGACCGAACGAATTCCTGCACATCCCGATGGGCAAGAAGGTCACCGCCTGCGTGGCCCGGGTGATCGCCGAACACCACGCGGCCAGCGTGCGGGGCGAGACGACCGGCGTGGCCGCCGTGGCGGGTGGCGAGCAGCACGGCGACCACGGCTGCTGCTGAGCGGCTGGCCGCACCGTACGCGAAGCGCCGGGGAAACCCGGCGTTTCCATTTCCGCGCCAAAGGGATGGCCCATGCGCCCGGCAGCCTGCTAGGCTCGCATCGCCCCACACCTTCCCAACCGGAGCGATTCGATGGAACAGATCTTTGGTGGCGGTATTCTCTGGACCCTGCTCATCGGCTTCCTCGCCGGCCTGCTCGCACGCGCCCTGAAGCCCGGCGACGATAAGCTTGGCTTCTTCATGACCATCGTGCTCGGCATCCTGGGCGCCCTGCTGGCCCGCTTCATCGGCGGCGCACTGGGCTGGTACAGCCCGGGTGAACCCACCGGCTTCATCGCTTCGGTGATCGGTGCGATCCTACTGTTGGTTATCTACGGCTTCGTTCGCAAGAAGAAGTGATTTGCAGAACAAAAAAAGGCCCCGCATTCGCGGGGCCTTTTTCTTGCGTTGGACGCAGTCGGCGGATCGATCACTGGCTGCGGCCGTATACGTCCTCAAATCGCACGATGTCGTCCTCGCCCAGGTAGCTGCCGGACTGAACTTCGATCAGCTCCAGCGGCACCTTGCCCGGATTCTCGAGCCGATGCTTCACGCCGAGCGGGATATACGTGCTCTCGTTTTCCGACAGCAGCAGCGTCTCGTCGCCGCGGGTCACCTTGGCGGTGCCACTGACGACGATCCAGTGCTCGGCGCGGTGGTGATGCATCTGCAGGCTCAGCGCGGCGCCGGGCTTGACCTTGATGCGCTTCACCTGGTGGCGCCCCCCGTTGTCGACGGAGTCGTAGCTGCCCCACGGGCGATGCACTTCGCGGTGCAGGACGGCCTGGCTGCGCTGTTCCTTCTTCAGTTGCGCGACCACCTGCTTGACGTCCTGCACGCGATCCTTGCGCGCGACCAGCACCGCGTCGTCGGTCTCCACCACCACGATGTCGTCCACGCCGACCAACGCCACCAGGCGTTGCGCGTACGCATAACTGTTGCGGCTGTCGACCGCGATCACGTCGCCATGGTGCGCGTTGCCGTCGCCGTCGCGCTCGGCCACGTCCCACAACGCGGACCAGCTGCCCACATCGTTCCAGCCGATGTCCACCGGCAGCACCATCGCCTCCGCGGTCTTCTCCATCACGGCGTAGTCGATGGAATCCGAGGGGCACGCCGCGAACGCCTCCTTGTCCAGGCGCACGAAATCGCCGTCGTGCCGTGCGGCTGCGTGCGCCGCACGCACGGCATCGACGATGTCGGGGCGGAATCGGGCGAGTTCTTCCAGGAAGCGGCTCGCACGGAACAGGAACATGCCGCTGTTCCAGTAATAGCCGCCCGCATCGAGGTACGACTGGGCGGTGGCGGCATCGGGCTTCTCGACGAAGCGCGAGACCTTGCGCAGCCCGTCGCCCGTCTCGGCCTGGATATAGCCGAACCCGGTTTCGGGTGCATCGGGCACGATGCCGAAGGTAACCAGCGCACCCGCCTCGGCGGCCGCCGAGGCGTCGCGCACGGCGCGCTGGAAGCCGGCCACGTCGCGGACGACATGGTCGGAGGGCAGCACCAGCAGCAGCGGGTCGGCGCCACCCGCCATCGCCTGCAACGCCGCGGCCGCGATCGCAGGTGCGGTATTGCGGCCGACCGGCTCCAGCAGGATCGCCGGTACCGGCGCACCGATCTGGCGCAGCTGTTCGGCGACCAGGAAACGGTGTTCTTCGTTGGCGACCACGATCGGGCCGAGGTCGGCCAGTGCTTCGACGCGCCGCCAGGTGGCCTGCACCATGGTGTCGTCGCCGGCCAACGGCAGGAACTGCTTCGGGTAGGCCTCACGCGAGAGGGGCCACAGGCGCGTGCCGGAGCCGCCGGAAAGCAGCACGGGTTGGAGTTTGGCCATGCAAGCCTCGCAAGTCGGTAGGGCGCCAGTTTACCCTGTAGCTCTTTGACGCCAGTGCCCGGCCACAACCGCATGAACCCCACGATTCAGGACCCCTCCGGGCGAGGCGCCCAACGCCTGGAATGGGCGCGCGGTGCGCTCGGCGACCCCTATGCGCAGCTGGAGCGCGCATCGATGGATGCGGGTTTCCGCAGCTACTGGCGCAGCCTGGGGGATGGTCCCGGACGCATCGTGATGGACTCGCCCCCGGGCCTTGAGGACGTGCGGCCCTGGCTGGCCATGCGTGGGTTGCTGGCGGACGGCGGCGTGCGCGTGCCCGAGGTGCTGGCCATCGACACCACGCTTGGCTTCCTGCTGCTGGAGGACCTCGGCGGGCCGACGCTTGCGCACGTGATCAGCGACGACAATGCCGACACCTGGTTCGACGCCGCCCTCGAGCAGTTGCTGCGCCTGCAGGCGATCGCGCCGCCCGAGGACATGGGCGAGTTCGGCGAGGCGCTGCTGCAACGCGATGCCGGGCTGTTCGACGAATGGTTCCTGCGCCGGCACCTCGGGTTGACGCTCGATTGCGGCGAAGCGGACGGGCTGGAACTGGCGCAGCGCCGCCTGATGGACAACGCCCTGACCCAGGCGCGCGTGCTGACGCACCGCGACTTCATGCCGCGCAATCTGATGCCGGTGACGCCGGGCCCCGCCGTGCTCGATTTCCAGGACTGCGTGCGCGGGCCGATCGCCTACGACGCGATGAGCCTGTTCAAGGACGCGTTCCTGAGCTGGCCGCTGGAGCGTGTCGATGGCTGGCTGGCGCGTTACCACGCGCGCGCCACGCGCGCCGGCCTGCCGGTACCGGAACTCAAGGTCTTTCTCCGCGACGCGGACTGGATGGGCATCCAGCGGCACCTGAAAATCCTCGGCATCTTCTCGCGGCTCCACTACCGCGATGGCAAGACGCGCTACCTGCCGGACGTGCCGCGCTTCATCCGCTATCTCGACGAAGTGCTGCCGCGGTATCCGGAGCTGGCGGGACTGCGCACGCTGCTCGATGCGCGCATCAAGCCCGTCCTTCACGCTCGCGGTGAGATCGCATGAAGGCGCTGGTGTTCGCGGCAGGCCTGGGCGAGCGCATGCGGCCGCTGACCGACCACACGCCCAAGCCGCTGATCGAAGCGGGCGGCAAGCCGCTGATCGTCTGGCACCTGGAAAAGCTGGCGGCACTCGGGGTGCAGGAGGTGGTGGTCAATACCAGTTGGCTGGCCGACCACTTCCCGCTCACGCTCGGCGACGGCGCACGCTGGGGCCTGCGCATCCACTATCTCTACGAAGGCGACACGCCCCTGGAAACCGGCGGCGGCATGCTCAATGCGCGCCCGCTGCTGGGGGAAGCGCCGTTCCTGCTGGTCAACGGGGACATCTGGACCGATTTCGACTTCGCCGGGCTCCCGCGCGAACCCCGCGGGCTCGCGCACCTGGTGATGGTGGATCCGCCCGGATACGCCACGCACGGCGATTTCGCGCTCGACGCGGAAGGCCATGTGCGGCACGACGGCGCGCGACGGCTGACCTATGCGGGCATCGGTCTTTATCGCCCCGCGTTGCTGGACGACTGGGCGCAGCACGTGGACGAACACGCCGGTGTGGTCGCCGACGGCAAGCCGCGCTTCCGCCTGGCGCCCCTGCTCCGCGCGCACATGGACAGCGACCTGATCACCGGCCAGCACCACGACGGGCGCTGGACCGACGTCGGCACGCCCGGGCGCCTGGCGGAACTGGAAACCGCCCTGCGATAGGGTCCGCTGCGACGATCCGGTGCTCCCGCGCGTACTGTGGACCAGATGGATGCGCGCACGGCCCCCCAACCCGACTCCGAAGCCGCCCGCCTGCGGCGAGCGCGCCGTGGCGACCAGGCAGCCTTCGAAGCGCTGTATCACGAGCACGCGCGCGCCGTGCACGCGTTGGCGTTCCGGCTGACCGGCAACACGGCCGAAGCGGAGGACATCGTGCAGGACACGTTCCTGCGGATGTTCGGATTCCTGTCAGGCCTGCGCGACGACACGCCACTGCGGCCATGGTTGAAACGCGTGGCCGCCAACCTGGCCATCGACCGCCTGCGCCGCCAGCATCGGTCCGGCACGGAGGCCGAACTCGCCCTGTTGGCTGACGACTCGCACGCATCGGCCGTCGATGCCGTCGATGCGGAAGCGCTGCTGCGACGTTTGCCTCCGCCCGCGCGTACTGTCGTATGGCTGCACGAAATGGAGGGCTGGTCGCACGAAGACCTCGGCCGCCGCTTCGGGCGTACGGCCAGTTGGTCCAAATCGCTGTTGTCCCGCGCGCTCACGCGGCTGCGCGAGGACCTCGAACCCCCTGGAGATGCTTCCCATGACCCGTGAACCGATCCAGGCGCGCCTGGCCGCCCTGCCGGAACCCGAACTGCCACCCGCGTTGTGGCCTCGCCTGCATCTCGCCCGCGTGCGTCAGCGCGAACGTCGCAAGCGGGTCGTCGCGGGGGGACTGGCGATGCTGGCCGTGATCGCATTGCCGCTCGTTTACACGCGTCTCGCGCCTACGCCCGCGCCCGTCCCCGCACCGGCCGTGCTTGCGACAGCCCCGCGCGCACCGTTGCACGAAGAGCCGCTGCGCAGCGTGGACCGCGCGCTGCAACACGCCTACGAGCGTGGCGCCAGCGAACAGGAGCTGCAATGGCTGTGGCAGCGTCGCGAGACACTCGCCGAACACGGCACGGCTGCGGCTCCGCCCCAACCCATCGAAATCTGAGGCCCACCTTCATGGACATTCTCCGCATCCCCCCCCGCCTCCTGGTCGCGACCGCATTGATGGCCGGCGCGATCGCGAACAGCCACGCGCAGTCGACCCGTGAACTCGATGCCGCCCTGGTGCAGATGTCGGAGCGCGGCGACCTCAAGGACGCCGGCGCCCCCCAAGTGATCCAGAAACCCGCGCAGGTCCGTTACGAACTCGGCGCGGTGGTCGATGTGCGTAGCGCGCAGCGATCCGGCTTGCCGGTCCTGGCGCTGACGCCCGACGGACCCGCCGCGCGCATCGGGCTGAAAGTGGGCGACAGGCTGGTCGCGCTGAATGGCGTGCGGCTGGATGGCGCTTCACCGCCGGCGCCCTTGCTGGAGCAGGCCATGCAGCGGGGCCAGGGCCGCATTACCGCTGAGGTGCTGCGCGGTACGGCGCCGGTAACGCTCAAGGGAACGGCGGATGTCAGCGCCGTGCCGGCGTACCGGCTGGAGATCGGCCCGGATACCCGGGGTACCTGCGGGTTCGTCACCGCGCGCATGGGCGTGGTACCGAAGACCCGGAACATTTTCCGGGCCGACATCACCACCATCGATGGGCGCAGTACGCCGCTGCAGTCGGTCAACCGCCACCGGCTGGCGGCGGGACGGCATGTCCTGGTGGTGCAGGAACTGATCGATACGAATCGCCTGAACCCGGCGCAGCTGGTGCAGATCAACAAGATGAAGCGCTTCGCGCTGGCGAAGGCCTACAAGCCGCTGGTGGTCGACATCAAGCCGAACACGAGCTACCGCATCGGCGCGCGGCTGCTGCGCGACAGGCTGGATACCCAGAGCCTGCGCGACAACGCGTACTGGGAGCCCGTGGTGTGGGAAGAAGTCGCGGAGCCGTGCCCCTGACTCAGTCCGTGGGCGGCTTTCCGCTGCCCAGCGTCTGGCGCAGGAACGGCACGGTGATGCGCCGCTGGGCGGCGAGGGATGCGCGGTCGAGCGTGTCGAGCAACGCGACCAGCGCACCCAGATCGCGCTGGGTATGGGTGAGCAGCCAGTCGAGCGAGGCGTCCTCCAGCACCAGGCCGCGCCGGTGCGCGCGTTCGCGCAGGACGTCGCGACGCCCGTCGTCGTCCAGCGGGTCCAGCATGATGCGCATGCACTGCTGCAGGCGCGAGCGCAGGTCGGGCAGGACCAGGCCGAGTTCATCCGGAATGCCGCGCGCGGTGTACAGCACGTTGAGGCCGTTCGCGCGCGCCCGATTGTGGAAATCGAACAGCGCGACTTCGTCCTCGCGGTTACCCGCGACGGCTTCGAGGCCGTCGAGCGCGATCACGTCGTACCCTTCCAGCGCCTCGAGCGCCTCGCGCGCACGGCCGGCCGCCGCGATCATCGGCAGGTACGCCGCGCGGCGCTCCTGCTGTTCGGTGGCAGCGCACAGCGCGAGCGCCAGATGGGTCTTGCCGGTGCGCGAAGCGCCGGCGATGTAGGTCCACGTCGCAGCAGGCTGCGCGGCCAGCGCCCGCAGACCCGGCAACGCGCCGTCCGGCGGACGCACGAAGGTCTCGAGTCGCTGGTCGGCGGGATAACGCAGCGCGAGGGGCAGCTGCGGCCCCACGTTCGCGCCGCCCGGGGCGTTGCTCACGGCTCTTCGCTGCCCCGCTCGGACGCCTGCTCCAGGCTGCCCTTGTCGATGTAGGAATCCAACAGGATCGCCGGCCTGTCGCCGGCATACAGCCGACTCTGCGTGTAGCGTTCATGGGCGAACCGCAGCAGCACGTTGGCGATCGCCGCGATCGGCAGCGCCAGCAGCATGCCCAGGAACCCGAACAGCTGGCCGCCGGCCATGATGGCGAAGATCACCGCCACCGGGTGCAGGCCGATGCGATCACCGACGATGCGCGGTGTCAGCACGTAGCCCTCCAGCATCTGGCCGACCACGAACACGCCCATCACCATCGCCACCAGCGACCAGTCGCCGCCGGACTGCACCAGCGCGGCAATCACGCCCAGCACGATGCCGCTTGCGGTGCCCAGGTAGGGCACGAAGCTGATCAGGCCGGCGATGATGCCGACCAGCAGGCCGACCTTCAGGCCCACCGCCGACAGGCCGACCGCGTAGATCGCGCCCAGCGCCAGCATCACCAGGAACTGCCCGCGCAGGAAAGCGCCCAGCACCTCATTCGATTCCAGCGCCAGTCGGGTGACCGTGGCGATGTGGTCGCGCGGCACCAACGCGGCGATACGCTCCACCAGCAGGTCCCAGTCGCGCAGGAAATAGAACGTCAGGATCGGCAACAGCACCAGGTTCGCGATCCACGCCATGACGGCGAAGCCCGAACGCGAGAAGTAGCCGAACAGCGTCGCCGCCACGCCGCCGGCCTGTTGCCAATGGCTGCGTACCCATTCGGTCAGCCGGTCCGGATCCAGCCAGGCGACCAGTTCGAGCCCCGTACGGCGCTCGACCCATGGCAATGCGGTCTGCACGAACCAGTCGCGATAGGCCGGCAGCGATTCGATCACCGTGACCACCTGGCGCTCGATCATCGGCACCAGGATCACCAGCGCCAGCACCAGCAACAGCAGCATCAGGGTGAAGACCAGTACCACGGCCGTGGTCCGCGAGCGGCCGGTGCGCTGCAGGCGGTCCACCCACGGGTCGCCCAGCCAGCCCAGCAGGGCGGCACAGACGAACGGGGTGAGCACCGGCGCAAGCAGCCAGACCAGCCAGCCCACGATCAGCGCGATGAAGAGCCATTGCCAACGGCGGGCCAGCGTTCCTACCGGCGTGGAAGAAAGGTCCATGCGACTCCCTGGTCAGCGCATCTGGAAGGCCGGCGGCTCGCCTTCGCCGCCCGTGAACGGTGCCTGGTCGCCCATCGTGCGGCGGAAGCCGGCAAGGCCGGAAACCAGTTCGAGATCCAGCTCCAGCATGTCGCCGCTCGCCCGCACCGGCGTGATGCGGCGGACGACGGCCATCTTCTGCAGGTGACCGGTCAGGCGGAGGTAGTCGTCGGTGCTGCGGACACCGGAGAACAGGACGCGATAGGTGCCCGCCGGACCGGCGGTCCCGCGCTTGCCGTACCGCTTCACCAGCGCATCGGCCGTACCGTCCGCGCCGGACGACATCGCGCGCCGGGCATCGGCATCGGTGACCGACCACTTCGCCAGCACCTTGCCTGCATCGACGAACACCCAGTCGGCCGTCCAGCTGTTCTTGTCGCGATACAGCTTGCCGATCAACTGCATGGGCGGGCTGTAGCGCGAGGATGCCCGCGCCACGGCGGCCGTGTCCTGCCGCCAGATGGCGCCGACCAGCGCCTGCTCCGCGGCGCCGCCGCTCGGCAGACCGAGGCTGTAGCCACGTTCGTTCGCGCGGTTGAGCAGCGGACGTGCGGCGTTGGATTGCGGCAGGCCGACCAGGCGCGGACCGCTGCCGTCGTTGATCGCCAGCCAGACCACCGGCTTGGGGCGCGGCTGCGGCCAGATCGGCAGGCCGAGAGCGCCCGCCAGGCCGTTGACCTGGTCTTCATCGAAGCGCACCACCAGCGTGGTGCGGAACGTCGGCGCGCCCGCTGCCGAGGTGCCCTGGTCCTGGCGGTAGTCGTAGCCATCGACGTAATCCTTGGCATTGCGCAGTTCGGCGCCCACGCCCGGGCGCGACATCACGCCCCGATCGCCCGACAGCTTGCCGAGCACGCTGCCCAGCGCGCGCGCGAAACCGCCCTGGCGCTCGGCTTCACCCTGCCCGTTCACCGGCACTTCCGCCTGGTAGAGACCGCGCGCCGACACCGCGTCGCCTTCCGTGCGCAGGCCGGACTGGGCCTGCACGGCGGGCGTCGTGGTCAATGCCGCCAACAGCAGGGCGGTGGCGAGGGCGAAACCAGGAATCCGGCGCATCGAGCGTCCTTGAGCTCTTCTGACCCCTCGAATTGTTGCCCGAATGGCATGCCCTCGCCAACGCCGGCCGTTCAGGCCGGCCGATTCCGGTGGCGATTCCTTTAAAATCACGCCTCTTGCCCCGCCGAAGACCGACCGTGACCCAGCCGACGACGCCTGCCCCCACCCCGATGACCTATCGCGACGCGGGTGTCGACATCGACGCCGGCAACGAACTGGTCGAGCGCATCAAGCCGCTGGTCAAGCGCAGCTTCCGCCCCGAGGTGATGGGCGGCCTGGGCGGCTTCGGCGCGCTGTTCGACCTGTCGGGCAAGTACCGCGAGCCGGTGCTGGTCTCCGGCACCGACGGCGTGGGCACCAAACTGAAGCTGGCGCAGCAGTTGGGCCGCCACGACACCATCGGCATCGACCTGGTCGCGATGTGCGTCAACGACGTGCTGGTCCAGGGCGCCGAGCCGCTGTTCTTCCTCGACTACTTCGCCACCGGCAAGCTCGACGTGGACACCACGGTGGCCGTGGTCGGCGGCATCGCCCGTGGCTGCGAGCTGTCCGGCTGCGCGTTGATCGGCGGCGAGACCGCCGAGATGCCCGACATGTACGGCCCGGGCGAATACGACCTCGCCGGCTTCTGCGTGGCGGCGGTGGAAAAGTCGCGCCTGCTGGACGGCGGCAAGGTCCGCGCCGGCGACGTGCTGATCGGCATCGCGTCCAGCGGCCCGCATTCCAACGGCTATTCGCTGGTCCGCCGCATCTACGACCGCGCCGGCCGTCCCGCCGACATCGACGTGGGTGGCGTGAAGCTCGCCGATGCGCTGATGGCGCCGACCACGCTGTACGTGAAGCCCATTCTCGAGCTGCTGCAGGCCCATGACCTGCACGGCATGGCGCACATCACCGGCGGTGGTCTCACCGAGAACATCATCCGCGTCGTGCCCGACGGCCTGGGCCTGGAGATCGACGCCAGCGCGTGGGCGCTGCCGCCGGTGTTCGACTGGCTGCAGCGCGAAGGCGCGGTCGAAGACAGCGAAATGTGGCGCACCTTCAACTGCGGCATCGGCTTCGTGCTGGTGGTCGCGCCGGACCAGCTGCCGGCCGTGCAGGCGGACCTGGCGCGCCTGCAACTCACGCATTGGCAGATCGGCCAGGTGGTGCCGGCCGCGGGCGGCGAGCGCGTCCGCATCGGCTGAGGCGCGCGATGCCGCGCACCAAGGGGATCGCCTTCGGGCTGACGCTGGCCGTGTTCGCGGCCAGCTGGATCGCGCCTCGCTGGCCCGTCGAGCAGGCGATGCACAGCAGCCTGACCGTGCTCGGCCTCGTCTGGCTGTGGTGGCACGACCGCCGCTGGTCCCTGCGGCCGATGCACTTCGCGCTGATCTGCGCGTTCATCGTGGCGCACTGCATCGGCGCACGCTGGCTGTATTCCAACGTGCCGTACGACGCGTGGCTGCGGGCCGCGATCGGGTGGTCGCCTGCGGAGGCCTTCGGCTGGCACCGCAACCACTTCGACCGCTTCATCCACCTGATGTACGGCGTGTGTTTCGCGCCCGCGGTCTGGCACTGGCTGCGCCAGCGCTGGCCGGCGCTGTCCATGGGGAAGGCCTTCGGCATCGCGGTGATGCTCATCATGTGCAGCAGCCTGGTCTACGAGTGGCTGGAGTGGGGCATCGCACTGACGATGTCGCCGGACGCCGCGGAGTCCTACAACGGCCAGCAGGGCGACGTCTGGGACGCCCACGCCGACATGCTGCTTGCGACCCTCGGCGCGCTCGCGACCTGGCCGCTGGCGCGCCGCGAACGCACGCAGGCAGCGACATGACGGCGCGCATCGCGGTGCTGGCGTCCGGCAGGGGCAGCAACCTGCAGGCGATCCTGCGGGCCATCGAGGCAGGCACATTGAAGGCCGAGGTCGTGGGCGTGTTCTCGGACCGTCCCGCCGCGCCGGCCCTGCGGCTCGTGCCGCCCGCTGCACGCTGGAGCGCGAAACCGTCCGGTTTCCCCGACCGGGCGGACTACGAGGCCGCACTGGCCGACGCGGTCACCACCGCCAAGCCCGACTGGATCGTCTGCGCGGGCTACATGCGCATCCTGGGCGATGCCTTCATCGCGCGTTTCCGCGGCCGGCTGCTGAACATCCATCCCTCGCTGCTGCCCAAGTACCGCGGCCTGCATACCCACGCCCGCGCCCTCGAAGCCGGCGATACCGAGCACGGCGCCAGCGTCCATTTCGTCGTCCCTGAACTCGATGCCGGCGCGGTCATCGGCCAGGTCCGCATCCCCGTCGTCGCCGGCGACACCCCGGAAACCCTCGCCGCTCGCCTGCTGCCGCGTGAACATGCCCTGCTGGTGGCCGCCCTGCGGCTGGCCGTCGCCGGGGAGTTAGCTGAACAGGGAGATACGGCGTACCGTCATGGTCAGGCGCTATTAAATCCCCTGTCTCTAGATTCAGCCGACCGTTTGGTTCC contains the following coding sequences:
- a CDS encoding AI-2E family transporter, which translates into the protein MDLSSTPVGTLARRWQWLFIALIVGWLVWLLAPVLTPFVCAALLGWLGDPWVDRLQRTGRSRTTAVVLVFTLMLLLLVLALVILVPMIERQVVTVIESLPAYRDWFVQTALPWVERRTGLELVAWLDPDRLTEWVRSHWQQAGGVAATLFGYFSRSGFAVMAWIANLVLLPILTFYFLRDWDLLVERIAALVPRDHIATVTRLALESNEVLGAFLRGQFLVMLALGAIYAVGLSAVGLKVGLLVGIIAGLISFVPYLGTASGIVLGVIAALVQSGGDWSLVAMVMGVFVVGQMLEGYVLTPRIVGDRIGLHPVAVIFAIMAGGQLFGFLGMLLALPIAAIANVLLRFAHERYTQSRLYAGDRPAILLDSYIDKGSLEQASERGSEEP
- a CDS encoding RNA polymerase sigma factor; this encodes MDARTAPQPDSEAARLRRARRGDQAAFEALYHEHARAVHALAFRLTGNTAEAEDIVQDTFLRMFGFLSGLRDDTPLRPWLKRVAANLAIDRLRRQHRSGTEAELALLADDSHASAVDAVDAEALLRRLPPPARTVVWLHEMEGWSHEDLGRRFGRTASWSKSLLSRALTRLREDLEPPGDASHDP
- the murU gene encoding N-acetylmuramate alpha-1-phosphate uridylyltransferase MurU, whose translation is MKALVFAAGLGERMRPLTDHTPKPLIEAGGKPLIVWHLEKLAALGVQEVVVNTSWLADHFPLTLGDGARWGLRIHYLYEGDTPLETGGGMLNARPLLGEAPFLLVNGDIWTDFDFAGLPREPRGLAHLVMVDPPGYATHGDFALDAEGHVRHDGARRLTYAGIGLYRPALLDDWAQHVDEHAGVVADGKPRFRLAPLLRAHMDSDLITGQHHDGRWTDVGTPGRLAELETALR
- a CDS encoding PDZ domain-containing protein — its product is MDILRIPPRLLVATALMAGAIANSHAQSTRELDAALVQMSERGDLKDAGAPQVIQKPAQVRYELGAVVDVRSAQRSGLPVLALTPDGPAARIGLKVGDRLVALNGVRLDGASPPAPLLEQAMQRGQGRITAEVLRGTAPVTLKGTADVSAVPAYRLEIGPDTRGTCGFVTARMGVVPKTRNIFRADITTIDGRSTPLQSVNRHRLAAGRHVLVVQELIDTNRLNPAQLVQINKMKRFALAKAYKPLVVDIKPNTSYRIGARLLRDRLDTQSLRDNAYWEPVVWEEVAEPCP
- a CDS encoding DUF2066 domain-containing protein; its protein translation is MRRIPGFALATALLLAALTTTPAVQAQSGLRTEGDAVSARGLYQAEVPVNGQGEAERQGGFARALGSVLGKLSGDRGVMSRPGVGAELRNAKDYVDGYDYRQDQGTSAAGAPTFRTTLVVRFDEDQVNGLAGALGLPIWPQPRPKPVVWLAINDGSGPRLVGLPQSNAARPLLNRANERGYSLGLPSGGAAEQALVGAIWRQDTAAVARASSRYSPPMQLIGKLYRDKNSWTADWVFVDAGKVLAKWSVTDADARRAMSSGADGTADALVKRYGKRGTAGPAGTYRVLFSGVRSTDDYLRLTGHLQKMAVVRRITPVRASGDMLELDLELVSGLAGFRRTMGDQAPFTGGEGEPPAFQMR
- the hda gene encoding DnaA regulatory inactivator Hda, with amino-acid sequence MGPQLPLALRYPADQRLETFVRPPDGALPGLRALAAQPAATWTYIAGASRTGKTHLALALCAATEQQERRAAYLPMIAAAGRAREALEALEGYDVIALDGLEAVAGNREDEVALFDFHNRARANGLNVLYTARGIPDELGLVLPDLRSRLQQCMRIMLDPLDDDGRRDVLRERAHRRGLVLEDASLDWLLTHTQRDLGALVALLDTLDRASLAAQRRITVPFLRQTLGSGKPPTD